Sequence from the Marinilabiliales bacterium genome:
TTCAAAGCCCCTGAGCCAGTTGAAAACTATCTTTTTGCCGTCGGGCGTAAGAATTGATTCGGGGTGGAACTGAACGCCGCAAACATCGAGCTCACGGTGACTCATGGCCATGATATACTGCTCATCGTCAACGGCGTCGATCCGGAGGGTTTGCGGCACCTTATCCCTTCTGACCACCCACGAATGGTACCTTCCGCCCTGGAACCTTCCCGGGAGTCCCCTGAAAAGATAATGAACCGGCTCCAGGAGGGTTATAGTGGTTGCAACACCGTGGTACACCTTATCGGTGTTGAGCAGGCTGCCCCCGAAGACCTCGGCTATGGC
This genomic interval carries:
- a CDS encoding aminodeoxychorismate/anthranilate synthase component II: MARILIVDNYDSFTYNLVHYVNEYPGHTTEVLRNDKIDLASVEQYDGILLSPGPGIPSESGDLLRIIDMYKEKKRIFGVCLGLQAIAEVFGGSLLNTDKVYHGVATTITLLEPVHYLFRGLPGRFQGGRYHSWVVRRDKVPQTLRIDAVDDEQYIMAMSHRELDVCGVQFHPESILTPDGKKIVFNWLRGFES